Proteins found in one Lycium ferocissimum isolate CSIRO_LF1 chromosome 6, AGI_CSIRO_Lferr_CH_V1, whole genome shotgun sequence genomic segment:
- the LOC132061279 gene encoding uncharacterized protein LOC132061279 → MAPYEALYGRHCRSLIGWFEPTEVELLGPDSVHEAIEKVNLIAQRLKTAQSRHKSYTDMRHHELEFSVGKKVFLKVSPMKEVMRFGRKGKLSPRFISPYEIVRRIGKVAYELKLPFEMAMVHPVFHISMLRLYKPDPSHVLTHEEIEINEGLSYEEEPVQILDRPVRRLRTKDVASVEFLWRNHNTEETTWKAEEDMKKRYPHFFPIPGFSGVVVGVSVRTIWLLLEYYMTFVQDILQCK, encoded by the exons atggctccgtatgaagcacTTTATGGGAGGCATTGTAGATCtctaattgggtggtttgaaccTACTGAAGTAGAACTATTGGGTCCCGACTCAGTTCACGAAGCAATAGAGAAGGTGAACCTCATTGCGCAACGACTTaagacagctcagagtcgacataAGTCTTATACAGACATGAGGCATCATGAACTAGAGTTTTCTGTTGGTAAGaaggtattcttgaaagtgtcaccgatgaagGAAGTAATGCGGTTTGgtagaaagggtaagcttagtcctcgttTCATTAGCCCTTATGAGATTGTTAGGAGAATTGGgaaggtggcttatgagttgaaGTTACCATTTGAGATGGCCATGGTGCATCCtgtgtttcacatttcgatgttgAGGTTGTATAAACCTGATCCTTCTCATGTCTTGACTCATGAAGAGATTGAAATCAATGAAggattgtcttatgaagaagaaccGGTGCAGATCTTGGATCGACCAGTTAGGAGGTTGAGAacaaaagatgtagcttcagttgaATTCCTGTGGCGAAACCATAATACAGAAGAAACGACTTGGAAAGCGgaggaggacatgaagaagagataCCCTCACTTTTTCCCTATTCCCG GCTTTTCTGGTGTGGTTGTGGGAGTCTCTGTGAGGaccatatggttattgttagaGTATTATATGACTTTTGTTCAAGATAtcttacaatgtaaatga
- the LOC132061278 gene encoding uncharacterized protein LOC132061278, which produces MRRRELEFSVGDKVFLKVSPMKGVMQFGKKESLVLVSLVLMRIVKKIGTVAYELKLPPDMAMVYPVFHISMLRLYKPDPSYVLNHKEIEINEGLSYEEEPVQILDCQARRLRTKDVASVKVLWRNHDARKLGKREEDMKKRYPHLFL; this is translated from the coding sequence ATGAGGCGGCGTGAGCTAGAGTTTTCTGTTGGGGACAAggtgttcttaaaagtgtcTCCGATGAAGGGAGTAATGCAATTTGGTAAAAAGGAAAGCTTAGTCCTCGTTTCATTGGTCCTTATGAGAATTGTTAAGAAGATTGGGACAGTGGCTTACGAGTTGAAGTTGCCCCCCGATATGGCCATGGTGTATCCtgtgtttcacatttcgatgttgaggttgtacaaACCTGATCCTTCCTATGTGTTGAATCATAAAGAGATTGAAATCAATGAAGGACTATCTTATGAGGAGGAACCAGTTCAGATTCTAGATTGTCAAGCTAGAAGGTTGAGGACAAAGGATGTGGCATCGGTCAAGGTTTTGTGGCGAAACCATGATGCGAGGAAGCTAGGGAAGCGagaggaggacatgaagaagagatatcctcacttgtttctaTGA